From one Leptidea sinapis chromosome 22, ilLepSina1.1, whole genome shotgun sequence genomic stretch:
- the LOC126970899 gene encoding 60S ribosomal protein L28 — protein sequence MSAHLNWMIIRNNNAFLVKKRNIKKPFSKETNNVTNLNSFRYNGLIHKKSVGVVEIPSRKGFTVVYKKARATHKPAKNLIKRQFKAGARRSLYKVKRLLKANNYRKDLCKATLRRASAVLRSQRSIKSKKPKVAAAKAE from the coding sequence atgTCGGCGCACTTAAATTGGATGATTATCCGTAACAACAACGCTTTCCTTGTCAAAAAGCGTAACATCAAGAAACCATTCAGCAAGGAAACCAACAATGTGACTAACCTAAACTCGTTCAGATATAATGGTTTGATCCACAAGAAATCAGTCGGCGTGGTGGAAATTCCAAGCAGGAAAGGATTCACAGTTGTGTACAAAAAGGCTAGAGCGACACACAAGCCCGCAAAGAACCTAATTAAACGTCAATTCAAAGCTGGTGCCCGGAGATCATTGTACAAAGTGAAGAGGTTGTTGAAGGCCAACAACTACCGTAAGGACTTGTGCAAAGCTACACTTCGTCGTGCCTCTGCCGTACTTCGTTCACAAAGGTCCATCAAGTCTAAGAAACCTAAAGTAGCTGCAGCGAAGGCagagtaa
- the LOC126970820 gene encoding protein tumorous imaginal discs, mitochondrial-like isoform X2: MAPPTRSIIGFLNPKTFKNVLNTKLSKAPCRFIHKCINCNKYTDRPNLFTSSIGHKSLKYTEISLRRSFHTTSNIYARTDYYKVLGVSKNASAKDIKKAYYQLAKKYHPDANKSDPEAPKKFQEVSEAYEILSDESKRKQYDTFGTTSDQMGGMGGPSGPDGFTHQWQYKSTIDPEELFRKIFGDAGFKSEAFSDFAESKFGFGAAQEIIVNLKFTESARGVNKDVNINVIDICPKCQGSRCELGTKAIKCTYCNGTGMETFSRGPFVMRSTCRHCHGTRMLIKFPCSECEGKGQSVQRKKITVPVPAGVEDGQTVRMSVGNNEIFVTFRVESSTYFKRDGPDVHTDCTISVSQAILGGTVRIQGLYEDHTLQITPGTSSHSTIRLSRKGMKRVSQHGYGDHYVHIKIQVPKVLSEKQKALMCAYAELEEDTPGQIHGVSYDRDGKKISISEPQNLVDAVKEALEKKKTIVGSAESHEDVKESKRNKG, encoded by the exons ATGGCTCCTCCGACTCGGAGTATTATTggatttttaaatccgaaaacGTTTAAAAATGTGCTTAATACTAAGCTATCCAAAGCACCTTGTCGATTTATCCATAAGTGTATTAATTGTAACAAATATACCGATCGTCCAAATTTATTTACGTCTTCAATAGGACATAAAAGTTTAAAGT ATACCGAAATTTCACTGAGACGGTCTTTTCACACTACAAGCAATATTTACGCCAGAACAGACTATTACAAAGTTCTCGGGGTGTCCAAAAATGCATCAGCTAAAGATATTAAGAAAGCATACTATCAGCTAGCAAAGAAATATCATCCTGATGCTAATAAATCAGATCCTGAAGCTCCTAAAAAGTTTCAGGAGGTTTCGGAAGCATATGAG ATACTGTCTGATGAAAGTAAACGTAAACAATATGATACATTTGGTACAACATCGGATCAAATGGGTGGTATGGGGGGACCTAGTGGACCAGATGGGTTTACCCACCAATGGCAGTATAAATCTACTATTGACCCAGAGGAGTTGTTCCGCAAGATATTTGGTGATGCTGGTTTTAAGAGTGAGGCCTTTAGTGACTTTGCAGAGAGCAAGTTTGGTTTTGGAGCAGCTCAAGAA ATAATAGTAAACCTTAAGTTTACCGAATCAGCAAGGGGTGTGAACAAGgatgtaaatataaatgttatagaCATTTGTCCCAAGTGCCAGGGTTCTAGGTGTGAGCTTGGTACTAAGGCTATAAAATGTACATATTGCAATGGAACTGGAATGGAGACATTTTCAAGAG GTCCATTTGTGATGAGATCTACATGTCGACATTGCCATGGTACTAGGATGCTGATTAAGTTTCCATGTTCAGAGTGTGAAGGAAAAGGACAgtct GTGCAAAGAAAGAAGATAACAGTACCAGTGCCAGCAGGAGTGGAGGACGGTCAGACAGTCCGCATGTCAGTCGGCAACAATGAGATATTTGTGACATTTAGAGTGGAGAGCTCCACCTACTTCAAACGTGATGGGCCTGATGTACACACGGACTGTACG ATTTCAGTGTCACAAGCGATCTTGGGCGGAACTGTCAGAATACAGGGCCTGTACGAAGACCACACACTACAG ATCACACCAGGAACATCGTCACACAGCACAATTCGTCTGTCACGGAAAGGAATGAAGCGAGTCAGCCAACATGGATACGGAGATCATTACGTACATATTAAAATACAG GTGCCAAAAGTACTCAGCGAAAAACAGAAAGCGCTTATGTGTGCTTACGCGGAACTAGAAGAGGACACACCGGGTCAAATACATGGGGTCTCATATGATCGAGATG GTAAGAAAATATCTATATCAGAACCACAAAACCTAGTCGACGCAGTTAAGGAAGCTCTGGAAAAAAAGAAGACCATTGTTGGCTCGGCTGAATCGCACGAAGATGTAAAAGAGTCTAAACGAAATAAGGGATAG
- the LOC126970820 gene encoding protein tumorous imaginal discs, mitochondrial-like isoform X1 codes for MAPPTRSIIGFLNPKTFKNVLNTKLSKAPCRFIHKCINCNKYTDRPNLFTSSIGHKSLKYTEISLRRSFHTTSNIYARTDYYKVLGVSKNASAKDIKKAYYQLAKKYHPDANKSDPEAPKKFQEVSEAYEILSDESKRKQYDTFGTTSDQMGGMGGPSGPDGFTHQWQYKSTIDPEELFRKIFGDAGFKSEAFSDFAESKFGFGAAQEIIVNLKFTESARGVNKDVNINVIDICPKCQGSRCELGTKAIKCTYCNGTGMETFSRGPFVMRSTCRHCHGTRMLIKFPCSECEGKGQSVQRKKITVPVPAGVEDGQTVRMSVGNNEIFVTFRVESSTYFKRDGPDVHTDCTISVSQAILGGTVRIQGLYEDHTLQITPGTSSHSTIRLSRKGMKRVSQHGYGDHYVHIKIQVPKVLSEKQKALMCAYAELEEDTPGQIHGVSYDRDESTKNSGSSDKDESERIHPSNKDREESEQNSKWTLFDSITDAFENNRAVFLTGFFISVFVGYLIMARNPNNVYIEENIFGSVEGRPVDVPLGYKNTVKKQRDAYPDLYEA; via the exons ATGGCTCCTCCGACTCGGAGTATTATTggatttttaaatccgaaaacGTTTAAAAATGTGCTTAATACTAAGCTATCCAAAGCACCTTGTCGATTTATCCATAAGTGTATTAATTGTAACAAATATACCGATCGTCCAAATTTATTTACGTCTTCAATAGGACATAAAAGTTTAAAGT ATACCGAAATTTCACTGAGACGGTCTTTTCACACTACAAGCAATATTTACGCCAGAACAGACTATTACAAAGTTCTCGGGGTGTCCAAAAATGCATCAGCTAAAGATATTAAGAAAGCATACTATCAGCTAGCAAAGAAATATCATCCTGATGCTAATAAATCAGATCCTGAAGCTCCTAAAAAGTTTCAGGAGGTTTCGGAAGCATATGAG ATACTGTCTGATGAAAGTAAACGTAAACAATATGATACATTTGGTACAACATCGGATCAAATGGGTGGTATGGGGGGACCTAGTGGACCAGATGGGTTTACCCACCAATGGCAGTATAAATCTACTATTGACCCAGAGGAGTTGTTCCGCAAGATATTTGGTGATGCTGGTTTTAAGAGTGAGGCCTTTAGTGACTTTGCAGAGAGCAAGTTTGGTTTTGGAGCAGCTCAAGAA ATAATAGTAAACCTTAAGTTTACCGAATCAGCAAGGGGTGTGAACAAGgatgtaaatataaatgttatagaCATTTGTCCCAAGTGCCAGGGTTCTAGGTGTGAGCTTGGTACTAAGGCTATAAAATGTACATATTGCAATGGAACTGGAATGGAGACATTTTCAAGAG GTCCATTTGTGATGAGATCTACATGTCGACATTGCCATGGTACTAGGATGCTGATTAAGTTTCCATGTTCAGAGTGTGAAGGAAAAGGACAgtct GTGCAAAGAAAGAAGATAACAGTACCAGTGCCAGCAGGAGTGGAGGACGGTCAGACAGTCCGCATGTCAGTCGGCAACAATGAGATATTTGTGACATTTAGAGTGGAGAGCTCCACCTACTTCAAACGTGATGGGCCTGATGTACACACGGACTGTACG ATTTCAGTGTCACAAGCGATCTTGGGCGGAACTGTCAGAATACAGGGCCTGTACGAAGACCACACACTACAG ATCACACCAGGAACATCGTCACACAGCACAATTCGTCTGTCACGGAAAGGAATGAAGCGAGTCAGCCAACATGGATACGGAGATCATTACGTACATATTAAAATACAG GTGCCAAAAGTACTCAGCGAAAAACAGAAAGCGCTTATGTGTGCTTACGCGGAACTAGAAGAGGACACACCGGGTCAAATACATGGGGTCTCATATGATCGAGATG aaaGTACAAAAAATAGCGGTAGTAGTGATAAGGATGAATCAGAACGGATTCATCCGTCAAACAAAGATCGGGAGGAAAGTGAACAGAATTCAAAATGGACTCTATTCGATTCAATTACAGATGCATTCGAGAATAACAGGGCTGTATTTTTAACGGGTTTCTTTATCTCAGTTTTTGTCGGTTATTTGATTATGGCAAGAAATccaaataatgtttatattgaGGAAAATATATTTGGTAGTGTTGAAGGTCGGCCTGTGGATGTACCCTTAGGTTATAAAAATACGGTTAAAAAGCAAAGGGATGCCTATCCGGATTTGTATGAAGCTTAG